A genomic stretch from Empedobacter stercoris includes:
- a CDS encoding DUF3109 family protein, translating to MFQIGKTLVSEELLNEDFVCNLNKCKGICCVEGDAGAPLDEDELTILDDIYEDVKPYLRPEGIAVIEQEGKYTMDTDGDWVTPLVNNRECAYLVFEENGFSKCGIEKAYEDGKVDYKKPISCHLYPVRIKEYSNFTSVNYHVWDICADACTLGKELKVNVATFAKDSLVRKFGQEWYDELMAIQEELNNQKK from the coding sequence ATGTTCCAAATAGGAAAGACCCTTGTATCTGAAGAACTACTAAATGAAGATTTTGTTTGTAATCTAAACAAATGTAAAGGGATTTGTTGTGTAGAAGGTGACGCTGGTGCACCTTTAGATGAAGACGAATTAACAATATTAGACGATATTTATGAAGATGTAAAACCTTATTTGCGTCCCGAAGGAATTGCGGTGATTGAGCAAGAAGGTAAGTACACAATGGATACCGATGGCGATTGGGTAACGCCTTTGGTTAATAATCGCGAATGTGCCTATTTGGTATTCGAAGAAAATGGTTTTTCGAAATGTGGAATAGAAAAAGCCTACGAAGACGGAAAAGTGGATTACAAAAAGCCCATTTCGTGTCATTTATATCCAGTTCGTATTAAGGAATATTCAAATTTCACTTCTGTCAACTATCATGTGTGGGATATTTGTGCAGATGCTTGTACCTTAGGAAAAGAATTGAAAGTAAATGTCGCAACGTTTGCTAAAGATTCATTGGTCCGAAAGTTTGGGCAAGAATGGTATGATGAATTAATGGCCATTCAAGAAGAATTAAACAACCAAAAAAAGTAA
- a CDS encoding 1-deoxy-D-xylulose-5-phosphate synthase — MDNLLSKINHPKELRAIETSQLNQLAYEMREFILDTLSVKPGHLGASLGVIELTIALHYHYNTPNDLLIWDVGHQCYPHKILTGRKEVFDSLRQKDGVSGFPTRLESEFDTFGTGHSSTSISAIVGMATADKINQINRKHIAIIGDASITSGMSLEALNHLGSTNLDVLVILNDNDIGIDPSVGGLKKHFKSLENQSENIFTNFGLNFIGTIDGHNFEELFDAFEKADSIKGPKVLHIKTTKGKGYEQAEIDQVKWHAPGLFNKETGEIKSKKREKSYQDVFGETMYQLLANNPQIVAITPAMLTGSNLVKCHQDFPNRVFDVGIAEQHAVTFAAGLATQNTVPYCVIYSTFLQRAYDQVIHDVALQNLPVVFCIDRAGFVGTDGATHHGYLDIAYLREIPNMIVSSPRNEKDFKNLLYTAQFTKHPFAIRYPKNNIQTYNSKVEKIEIGQSEIIFEGNQIAILSTGLISSRIEEIIIQHHLQDKVALIDFPFIKPLDECRLKAISLKYSTILTFEDGIKKGGFGSGVLEFLNSIHYKGNITINGYPDEFIEHASIVELEQMVGLDDSFIFEMILSYS; from the coding sequence ATGGATAATTTACTTTCAAAAATCAATCATCCTAAGGAACTTAGGGCTATTGAAACGTCTCAATTAAATCAGTTAGCTTATGAGATGCGAGAATTTATTTTGGATACTTTAAGCGTAAAACCGGGTCATTTAGGCGCGAGTTTAGGTGTGATCGAATTGACAATAGCTTTGCATTATCATTACAATACACCAAATGATTTGTTGATTTGGGATGTTGGACATCAATGTTATCCACATAAAATTTTGACTGGTCGAAAAGAAGTTTTTGATTCGCTTCGTCAAAAAGATGGCGTTTCTGGTTTTCCAACTCGTTTAGAAAGTGAATTTGATACGTTTGGAACAGGGCATTCTTCTACTTCAATTTCTGCAATTGTTGGTATGGCAACTGCGGATAAAATCAATCAAATCAATAGAAAACATATCGCCATTATTGGTGATGCTTCGATAACATCTGGAATGAGTTTGGAAGCGTTGAACCATCTTGGTTCAACCAATTTAGATGTTTTAGTGATTTTGAATGACAATGATATCGGAATTGATCCTTCGGTTGGTGGTTTGAAAAAACATTTTAAATCATTAGAAAATCAATCCGAAAATATTTTCACCAATTTTGGTTTAAATTTTATTGGAACAATCGATGGGCACAACTTTGAGGAATTATTTGATGCTTTTGAAAAAGCAGATTCAATCAAAGGTCCAAAAGTTTTACATATCAAAACAACCAAAGGAAAAGGGTACGAACAAGCCGAAATTGATCAAGTAAAATGGCATGCACCAGGTTTATTTAATAAGGAAACAGGTGAAATAAAATCAAAGAAAAGGGAAAAATCGTATCAAGATGTTTTTGGTGAAACGATGTATCAATTACTTGCAAATAATCCTCAAATTGTAGCGATAACACCTGCAATGTTAACAGGAAGTAATTTGGTAAAATGTCATCAAGATTTCCCTAATCGTGTTTTTGATGTTGGAATTGCGGAGCAACACGCAGTGACATTTGCAGCTGGTTTGGCAACGCAAAATACCGTTCCGTATTGCGTGATTTATTCCACATTTTTACAGCGTGCATACGATCAAGTGATACATGATGTTGCTTTGCAGAATTTACCTGTTGTTTTTTGTATCGATCGTGCAGGATTCGTTGGTACAGACGGTGCGACGCATCATGGTTATCTTGATATTGCGTATTTACGCGAAATTCCGAACATGATTGTTTCTTCTCCTCGAAACGAAAAAGATTTCAAAAATCTCTTGTATACAGCACAATTCACGAAACATCCTTTTGCAATTCGCTATCCAAAAAATAATATCCAAACCTATAATTCTAAAGTCGAAAAAATAGAAATCGGTCAATCTGAAATCATTTTTGAAGGGAATCAAATAGCAATTCTTTCAACTGGTTTAATTAGTTCTCGAATAGAAGAAATTATCATTCAACATCATCTTCAAGACAAAGTAGCTTTGATTGATTTCCCGTTTATTAAACCTTTAGACGAATGTCGCTTAAAAGCTATTTCATTGAAATATTCGACTATTTTAACCTTTGAAGATGGAATCAAAAAAGGTGGTTTTGGGAGTGGAGTTTTAGAGTTTCTGAATTCAATTCATTACAAAGGAAATATCACCATTAATGGCTATCCAGACGAATTTATCGAACATGCCTCAATTGTTGAATTAGAACAAATGGTTGGATTAGATGATTCATTTATTTTCGAAATGATTTTATCTTATTCATAA
- a CDS encoding DUF4252 domain-containing protein, producing MKKIISLSFIAVLLTLQSCGTTSNMQEFYTKYDNQSTVIPLPSFALKLAGKAGGADLFNYLKSAKVFVVSDAGQGKQKRIMNDLQSSMRGEKYENLVKFKAKDSRLNISLQEDGDRVKKMIFGINGFRNVLVIDSKLDIPRTDLDKILDKVSAEDIADLADILK from the coding sequence ATGAAAAAAATAATTAGTTTATCTTTTATAGCAGTTTTGCTAACGTTGCAATCTTGTGGAACAACAAGTAATATGCAAGAATTCTACACAAAATATGACAATCAGTCTACCGTAATTCCTTTACCATCTTTTGCGCTAAAATTAGCTGGAAAAGCAGGCGGAGCAGATTTATTTAATTATTTGAAATCAGCTAAAGTTTTTGTAGTTAGCGATGCAGGACAAGGAAAGCAAAAACGAATCATGAATGATTTGCAATCGTCAATGCGTGGTGAAAAATACGAAAACTTAGTAAAGTTTAAAGCAAAAGATAGTCGTTTGAATATTTCGTTACAAGAAGATGGTGATCGTGTAAAGAAAATGATTTTTGGGATTAATGGCTTTCGTAATGTATTGGTAATTGATTCGAAATTAGATATTCCACGAACAGATTTAGATAAAATTTTAGACAAGGTTTCGGCTGAAGATATTGCAGATTTAGCAGATATTTTGAAATAA
- the rsmI gene encoding 16S rRNA (cytidine(1402)-2'-O)-methyltransferase, producing the protein MSGKLYLVPTPIGNLGDMTFRAVDVLKESDVILAEDTRNSGILLKHFEISTPMRSYHMHNEHQATEDIIRQLKDGQIISIITDAGTPGISDPGYLLAKECVANDIVIECLPGATAFVPALVVSGLPNNEFTFVGFLPVKKGRKSKLDSLVDEKKTMIFYESPHKIGRTLKDLAENFGAERKASLSREISKKFEETLRGTLTELAEIAEKRNLKGEMVLVVEGNH; encoded by the coding sequence ATGAGTGGAAAATTATATTTGGTTCCAACACCAATCGGAAATTTGGGAGATATGACATTTAGAGCGGTTGATGTGCTAAAAGAATCGGATGTGATTCTTGCTGAAGACACGCGAAATAGTGGTATTTTACTAAAACATTTCGAAATTTCTACTCCAATGCGTAGTTATCATATGCACAACGAACATCAAGCAACAGAAGATATTATTCGTCAGTTAAAAGATGGTCAAATTATCTCTATTATTACAGATGCTGGAACTCCGGGTATTTCTGATCCAGGTTATTTGTTAGCGAAAGAGTGTGTTGCAAATGATATTGTTATCGAATGTTTGCCTGGCGCAACTGCTTTTGTTCCTGCTTTGGTTGTTTCGGGATTACCAAATAACGAATTTACTTTTGTTGGATTTTTACCTGTAAAAAAAGGACGAAAATCTAAATTAGACTCATTAGTAGATGAAAAGAAAACAATGATTTTCTACGAATCTCCCCATAAAATAGGACGAACTTTAAAAGATTTAGCTGAAAATTTTGGCGCTGAACGTAAAGCGAGTTTATCACGAGAAATTTCTAAAAAGTTTGAAGAAACATTACGTGGAACTTTAACAGAATTGGCTGAAATTGCCGAAAAAAGAAATTTAAAAGGTGAAATGGTTTTGGTTGTTGAAGGAAATCACTAA
- the recJ gene encoding single-stranded-DNA-specific exonuclease RecJ: protein MEKTWEIKEQATTEVIKDLRESLNISEVLAILLAQRGITNFSQAKSYFNPSLKELHDPFLMKGMSDAVSRIKNAIDDEENILIFGDYDVDGTTAVTLFYEFLTSIYSKVFFYIPDRNNEGYGISQQSIQFAVDHNISLVIVLDCGIKAHEEINYAQSKKIDYIICDHHLPDRSVPKAYAVLDPKQKGCRYPYKELSGCGVGFKLAQAYTEKFNLPKENLLPLLDLVAVSIAADIVPITGENRILAYAGLQRLNSEPRLAFQQLIPTNIKNNVNISNVVFSIAPKINAAGRIKHGSEAVRFMLSTDEEDCRKYLNDINSLNNERKTLDLDMTHDALLQLNQINTDEKYSTIVYDSSWNKGVIGIVASRLVDLYYKPTIVFTKNNEGEIVGSARSIQEFDIHSAIATNKDLLTQFGGHMAAAGLAMKEENFEKFKIKFDETVKEMSNGKHFTPSILIDKEISFNDMTRTFLESVMRMAPFGPENMNPVFLSKDLLATDFRLVGKEHARLYVHQRDTRITFPAIGFKLGKFGPKLEKGQSFDMVYTIGMNYWQGKGTWQLNIKDIRFND, encoded by the coding sequence ATGGAAAAAACATGGGAAATAAAAGAACAAGCCACAACTGAGGTAATTAAGGATTTAAGAGAATCACTTAACATTTCAGAGGTTCTTGCTATTTTATTAGCTCAACGTGGAATAACGAATTTTAGCCAAGCTAAATCGTATTTCAACCCCTCTTTAAAGGAATTGCATGATCCTTTTTTGATGAAAGGAATGTCTGATGCAGTTTCGCGTATCAAAAACGCTATAGATGACGAAGAAAATATCTTAATATTTGGAGACTACGATGTAGATGGAACGACAGCTGTAACATTATTTTACGAATTTCTGACTTCTATCTACTCGAAAGTCTTTTTTTATATTCCAGATCGAAACAACGAAGGTTATGGCATCTCTCAACAAAGCATACAATTTGCTGTAGATCATAACATTTCACTGGTTATTGTGTTAGATTGTGGCATAAAAGCTCATGAAGAAATCAACTATGCACAATCAAAAAAAATAGATTATATTATTTGCGATCACCATTTACCAGATCGTTCTGTGCCAAAAGCCTATGCTGTTTTGGATCCAAAACAAAAAGGTTGCCGTTACCCGTACAAAGAGTTGAGCGGCTGTGGAGTTGGATTTAAATTAGCACAAGCATATACCGAAAAGTTTAACCTTCCGAAAGAGAATCTTTTACCACTTTTAGATTTAGTTGCTGTAAGTATTGCGGCTGATATTGTACCCATTACGGGTGAAAATCGCATCTTAGCTTATGCAGGTTTACAACGATTAAACTCTGAACCTCGTTTAGCATTTCAACAATTAATTCCGACCAATATTAAAAATAATGTCAACATTTCGAATGTTGTTTTTTCAATTGCGCCAAAAATTAATGCCGCTGGACGAATAAAACACGGTTCTGAAGCTGTTCGTTTTATGTTGAGTACAGACGAAGAAGATTGTCGTAAATACCTGAATGACATAAATTCTTTGAATAACGAACGCAAAACGTTGGACCTTGACATGACACATGATGCGCTATTACAACTAAATCAAATCAATACAGATGAAAAATATTCGACAATTGTTTACGATTCTTCTTGGAATAAGGGAGTCATAGGAATTGTTGCTTCGCGTTTAGTTGACTTGTACTACAAACCGACGATTGTATTTACGAAAAACAATGAAGGAGAAATAGTAGGTTCGGCACGTTCTATTCAAGAATTTGATATTCATTCTGCTATTGCAACCAACAAAGATTTGCTAACTCAATTTGGTGGACATATGGCGGCGGCTGGTTTAGCAATGAAAGAAGAAAACTTCGAGAAGTTTAAAATAAAATTTGATGAAACGGTAAAAGAAATGTCGAACGGCAAACACTTTACACCTTCTATTTTGATTGATAAAGAGATATCGTTCAACGATATGACACGTACTTTTTTAGAATCTGTGATGCGTATGGCTCCTTTTGGTCCAGAAAATATGAATCCTGTTTTTCTGTCAAAAGATCTATTGGCAACAGATTTTAGATTAGTTGGTAAAGAACATGCACGTTTGTATGTACATCAACGAGATACGCGTATTACATTTCCTGCAATAGGTTTCAAATTAGGTAAATTTGGTCCAAAATTAGAGAAAGGTCAATCGTTTGATATGGTTTATACTATCGGGATGAATTATTGGCAAGGAAAAGGAACTTGGCAATTAAACATCAAAGACATTCGTTTCAACGATTAG